The Desulfuromonadales bacterium sequence GTTTTTGCGTCGCAGGACGTTGTAGGTTTCAATGTGTTTGAGCTTGGCCCGTAGCACCACCGCCTGCAGTTCATCGAGCCGGCTGTTGTAACCAATCACCGAATGATGGTAGCGCTGGCGGCTGCCATGATTACGCAGAACGCGGACAGCTTCCGCCATCTCGTCGCTGTCGGTGACGATCATCCCGCCATCTCCGTAACAGCCGAGGTTTTTACTCGGGAAGAAGGAAAAACAGCCCAAGTCGCCCCAGACCCCGGTCATCCTGCCGCCATATTCTGCACCGAAGGACTGGGCGCAATCCTCGATCAGCCTGAGTCCATGCCGGCTACAAAGCTCCCGGATGGAGGCGAGGTCAGCGGGCTGACCAAACAGGTGGACCGGCAGGATGGCCCGGGTCCGCTTTGTGATGGCCGCTTCGATCAGGCTGACATCGATATTGAAAGTCTCCGGGTCGATATCGACGAAGACCGGCCGGGCACCCACATAAGAGATGGCCTCGGCTGTTGCGATAAAGGTAAAGGGCGTGGTGATCACTTCATCCCCCTCGCCGATGCCGGCAGCGCGCAGGGCCAGGTGCAGGGCATCGGTTCCGGAGGCCACGGCAATGGCATGCTTCACCCTGCAGTAAGCGGCTACCTCTTCCTCAAAAGCGCGGACATTGGGCCCCAGAATGAACTGGGTATTCTCCAGGACATCGCGGAAACCCTTTTCGATTTCGTCCTTGAGTATTTCATACTGACCTTTGAGGTCAACCATGGGGATATTCATATCGGCGCATCCTCTTTCAGCAGGGTTACTTCAAAAGCGACAGGCGAGGGGCGTGCGGTCACGCCCTCGCCTGCAGCACTCAGCCATGGGAAATTCGGCAGGT is a genomic window containing:
- a CDS encoding DegT/DnrJ/EryC1/StrS family aminotransferase, whose translation is MNIPMVDLKGQYEILKDEIEKGFRDVLENTQFILGPNVRAFEEEVAAYCRVKHAIAVASGTDALHLALRAAGIGEGDEVITTPFTFIATAEAISYVGARPVFVDIDPETFNIDVSLIEAAITKRTRAILPVHLFGQPADLASIRELCSRHGLRLIEDCAQSFGAEYGGRMTGVWGDLGCFSFFPSKNLGCYGDGGMIVTDSDEMAEAVRVLRNHGSRQRYHHSVIGYNSRLDELQAVVLRAKLKHIETYNVLRRKNAHLYTSRLQGTPVIPPAEDGKGVHVYHQYTVLTDARESIQHALTAAGIACAVYYPIPLHRQEVYRDIYADCSFPVSEEVAARVLSLPMYPELTASQIDRVCDVLLAAL